The proteins below are encoded in one region of Micromonospora sp. DSM 45708:
- a CDS encoding NAD-dependent epimerase/dehydratase family protein, which yields MFRSESEVEDRLSQPSTALVADLAGGAGDLVVLGAGGKMGPSLCRLARRGLDAAGRTGDRVYAVSRWSDRAAADALAADRVEPVTCDLMGDGDLADLPDATDVVFMVGAKFGTTTAPHLAWMVNTVLPAAVARRYPAARIAAFSTGNVYPMVPVTSGGSVESDPPGPIGDYAMSCLGRERVFAHAAATRGTPVSVLRLNYAVDLRYGVLADIGQAVLAGDPVDVTTGHVNVVWQGYANEVALRSLRHASPDVFTVNLTGPETASVRRIAARMGERLGRQVSYTGSEAPTALLNDATRCHALFGYPDVPLGTLIDWQADSLAAGLPTSGKPTRFAVRDGRF from the coding sequence GTGTTCAGAAGTGAGTCCGAGGTGGAGGATCGGCTTTCCCAGCCGTCCACGGCGCTCGTCGCCGACCTGGCCGGCGGCGCGGGCGACCTGGTGGTGCTCGGCGCCGGCGGCAAGATGGGCCCGTCGTTGTGCCGGCTGGCGCGTCGGGGGCTCGACGCCGCCGGCCGCACCGGCGACCGGGTGTACGCGGTGTCGCGCTGGTCGGACCGGGCGGCTGCCGACGCGCTCGCCGCCGACCGGGTGGAACCGGTGACGTGCGACCTGATGGGCGACGGCGACCTGGCCGACCTGCCGGACGCCACCGACGTGGTCTTCATGGTGGGCGCGAAGTTCGGCACCACCACCGCCCCCCACCTGGCCTGGATGGTCAACACGGTGCTGCCCGCCGCGGTGGCCCGCCGTTACCCGGCTGCCCGGATCGCCGCCTTCTCCACCGGCAACGTCTACCCGATGGTGCCGGTCACCAGCGGCGGCAGCGTGGAGAGCGACCCGCCCGGCCCGATCGGCGACTACGCGATGAGCTGCCTCGGCCGGGAGCGGGTCTTCGCCCACGCCGCCGCGACCCGGGGCACGCCGGTCTCGGTGCTGCGTCTCAACTACGCGGTCGACCTGCGGTACGGGGTGCTCGCCGACATCGGCCAGGCGGTGCTGGCCGGGGACCCGGTGGACGTCACCACCGGCCACGTCAACGTGGTCTGGCAGGGGTACGCCAACGAGGTGGCACTGCGCTCGCTGCGCCACGCCTCCCCCGACGTGTTCACGGTGAACCTGACCGGCCCGGAGACCGCCTCGGTGCGCCGAATCGCCGCCCGGATGGGCGAACGCCTCGGCCGGCAGGTCTCGTACACCGGCTCCGAGGCGCCGACCGCGCTGCTCAACGACGCCACCCGCTGCCACGCGCTGTTCGGCTACCCGGACGTGCCGCTGGGCACGCTGATCGACTGGCAGGCCGACAGTCTGGCCGCCGGCCTGCCGACCTCCGGCAAGCCGACCCGGTTCGCCGTCCGCGACGGAAGGTTCTGA
- a CDS encoding dihydrodipicolinate synthase family protein, which yields MVLDLLRDGVVIPAHPLALTADRRLDERRQRALTRYYLAAGAGGVAVGVHTTQFGIREAGLLRPVLALAGETIDAEAGRPVVKIAGACGDTAQAVAEAALAADLGYHAVLLSPVVPGADEAYLLERARAVGEVLPVIGFYLQPAIGGPRLSTSFWRAFADQPSVVAVKLAPFDRYRTLEAVRGITAADRGAEVALYTGNDDHILGDLLGDFAGRRFVGGLLGQWAVWTRAAVTMVERVRAARAGDAAALTELTGRAAAVTDANAAVFDAVNGFHGCIAGVHEVLRRQGLLDGVWCLDPAEGLSPGQDAELTRVVAAYPWLTDDDFVAEHRDDWLR from the coding sequence ATGGTCCTGGACCTGCTGCGCGACGGCGTGGTCATTCCCGCGCACCCGCTCGCGCTGACCGCCGACCGTCGCCTCGACGAGCGGCGGCAGCGCGCGCTGACCCGCTACTACCTGGCCGCCGGTGCCGGCGGAGTCGCTGTCGGCGTGCACACCACCCAGTTCGGCATCCGCGAGGCCGGACTCCTGCGGCCGGTGCTCGCCCTGGCCGGCGAGACGATCGACGCCGAAGCCGGCCGTCCGGTGGTGAAGATCGCCGGGGCCTGCGGCGACACCGCCCAGGCTGTCGCCGAGGCGGCACTCGCCGCCGATCTGGGCTACCACGCGGTCCTGCTGTCCCCGGTGGTGCCCGGCGCCGACGAGGCGTACCTGCTGGAGCGGGCCCGGGCCGTCGGCGAGGTGTTGCCGGTGATCGGCTTCTACCTCCAGCCGGCCATCGGCGGTCCACGCCTGTCCACGTCGTTCTGGCGGGCCTTCGCCGACCAGCCGTCGGTGGTCGCGGTGAAACTCGCCCCGTTCGACCGATACCGCACCCTGGAGGCGGTGCGTGGGATCACCGCCGCCGACCGGGGCGCCGAGGTGGCGCTCTACACCGGCAACGACGACCACATCCTCGGCGACCTCCTCGGCGACTTCGCCGGCCGCCGTTTCGTGGGCGGGTTGCTCGGTCAGTGGGCGGTCTGGACCCGCGCGGCGGTGACCATGGTCGAGCGGGTGCGGGCGGCCCGGGCCGGCGACGCGGCGGCGCTGACGGAACTGACCGGCCGGGCGGCGGCGGTCACCGACGCCAACGCGGCGGTCTTCGACGCCGTGAACGGTTTCCACGGCTGCATCGCCGGGGTGCACGAGGTGCTGCGCCGGCAGGGTCTGCTCGACGGGGTGTGGTGCCTGGACCCGGCCGAAGGGCTGTCGCCCGGCCAGGACGCGGAGCTGACCCGGGTGGTCGCGGCCTACCCGTGGCTGACCGATGACGACTTCGTCGCGGAGCACCGCGACGACTGGCTCCGGTGA
- a CDS encoding hydroxyacid dehydrogenase, protein MTAPHRAHRPVTVVSVSAPLRAQFFPGRIGERLATITDATLVDAHAALTAADLAPVLARAEVLVTSWGMPRLDAALLDRAPALRLVAHTGASVKPFVTPEMFARGIEVTQAGQGMARSVAEVALAFTLALLHRTHRFDHALRTDTSWERAEQAPPRHEILGCPIGVIGASRTGRAYLELVRVLGADVSVHDPTLTAADAARLGARLVGLDDLLTGSRVVALHAPTLPETRHLLGARELALMPDGAGLVNTARSWLVDEAALVAELTAGRLDAALDVFDDEPLPTGHPLRTLPNVLLTPHQAAGTVQGRRRQGEIVVDEIARHLAGQPLTHAVTPDLLTRTG, encoded by the coding sequence GTGACCGCACCGCACCGCGCCCACCGCCCGGTGACGGTGGTGTCCGTGTCCGCCCCGCTGCGTGCCCAGTTCTTCCCGGGCCGCATCGGCGAGCGGTTGGCCACGATCACCGACGCCACGCTGGTCGACGCCCACGCGGCACTCACCGCCGCCGACCTGGCGCCGGTGCTGGCCCGGGCCGAGGTGCTGGTGACCTCCTGGGGCATGCCCCGGCTCGACGCGGCCCTGCTGGACCGCGCCCCGGCGCTACGGCTGGTGGCGCACACCGGGGCCTCGGTCAAGCCGTTCGTGACCCCCGAGATGTTCGCCCGGGGCATCGAGGTCACCCAGGCCGGGCAGGGCATGGCCCGCTCGGTGGCCGAGGTTGCCCTCGCCTTCACACTGGCCCTGCTGCACCGCACGCACCGGTTCGACCACGCGTTGCGGACCGACACGAGCTGGGAGCGGGCGGAACAGGCGCCGCCCCGGCACGAGATCCTCGGCTGTCCGATCGGCGTCATCGGCGCGTCCCGCACCGGGCGGGCGTACCTGGAACTGGTGCGCGTCCTGGGCGCGGACGTCAGCGTCCACGACCCGACCCTGACCGCGGCGGACGCCGCCCGGCTCGGCGCCCGGCTGGTCGGCCTGGACGACCTGCTCACCGGTAGCCGCGTGGTGGCGTTGCACGCGCCGACCCTGCCGGAGACACGGCATCTGCTGGGCGCCCGCGAACTGGCGCTGATGCCCGACGGCGCCGGGCTGGTCAACACCGCCCGGTCGTGGCTGGTCGACGAGGCGGCCCTCGTCGCGGAGCTGACCGCCGGCCGGCTCGACGCCGCGCTGGACGTCTTCGACGACGAGCCGCTGCCCACCGGCCATCCGCTGCGGACGCTGCCCAACGTGCTGCTCACCCCGCACCAGGCCGCCGGCACGGTGCAGGGCCGGCGGCGGCAGGGCGAGATCGTCGTCGACGAGATCGCCCGTCACCTGGCCGGCCAGCCCCTCACCCACGCCGTGACACCGGACCTGCTCACCCGCACCGGCTGA
- a CDS encoding fumarylacetoacetate hydrolase family protein: MRFMRIGAVGAERPVLFDGISHFDLSGVTGDIDAAFLAADPAGRVRAAGPLPRIDVTGQRVGAPIARPGAVLCIGQNYAAHAAESGAVPPERPILFHKSPNTVVGPYDPVLVPRGSVKTDWEVELAVVIGTRARYLDSPAQALAHVAGYAVSNDVTEREYQFADPGGQWATGKSCETFNPLGPWLVTPDDAGDPQALRLRSWVNGEPRQDSRTADMIFGVAHLIWHLSQFTVLEPGDVLNTGTPQGVALSGRFPYLSAGDVLETEIEGLGRQRNPLAPA, from the coding sequence ATGAGATTCATGCGGATCGGCGCCGTCGGCGCCGAACGACCGGTGCTGTTCGACGGCATCAGCCACTTCGACCTCAGCGGCGTCACGGGCGACATCGACGCGGCGTTTCTCGCCGCGGACCCGGCCGGACGGGTCCGGGCGGCCGGGCCGCTGCCCCGGATCGACGTGACCGGGCAGCGGGTCGGTGCCCCGATCGCCCGGCCCGGCGCGGTGCTGTGCATCGGTCAGAACTACGCCGCGCACGCCGCCGAGTCCGGTGCCGTCCCGCCGGAGCGGCCGATCCTGTTCCACAAGTCACCGAACACCGTGGTCGGCCCGTACGACCCGGTGCTGGTCCCGCGCGGTTCGGTCAAGACCGACTGGGAGGTCGAGCTGGCCGTGGTGATCGGGACGCGGGCCCGCTACCTCGACTCACCGGCGCAGGCGCTGGCCCACGTGGCCGGCTACGCCGTCAGCAACGACGTGACCGAACGGGAATACCAGTTCGCCGACCCGGGCGGGCAGTGGGCCACCGGCAAGTCGTGCGAGACGTTCAACCCGCTCGGCCCGTGGCTGGTCACCCCGGACGACGCCGGTGACCCGCAGGCGCTGCGGTTGCGCTCGTGGGTCAACGGCGAACCCCGGCAGGACTCCCGGACCGCCGACATGATCTTCGGGGTGGCCCACCTGATCTGGCACCTGTCCCAGTTCACCGTGCTGGAACCGGGGGACGTGCTCAACACCGGCACCCCGCAGGGGGTGGCCCTGTCCGGCCGGTTCCCCTACCTGAGCGCCGGTGACGTGCTGGAGACCGAGATCGAGGGACTCGGCCGGCAACGCAACCCGCTCGCGCCGGCGTGA
- a CDS encoding GNAT family N-acetyltransferase: MSAPVEFRPATPADVPSLHALWAEAFPGTHVAELHARDPGGLARTFLAVRVVTVVAAVHYLPRRIRDGAGGVDLVGGVANVATRVDARGQGHIRRLLELAGAAMAADGCAWSLLFTGTPGVYLSSGYRPFTLRYASGRPVTGTASVPPGWTVHAPDSVDWTELAGIHAAFNAHRPLSTVRDAADWALRVPLWYAPPARTLVARHRGRPVGYLVARWSPGHVRVVEVAVRPDRPDALPVLFGAVARAAAGHDVRRCTARLPADPAIVAALPALLTEPETEYDETGMVRPVHAAPEHVRAVVEAPDAFHWPADYL, translated from the coding sequence GTGAGCGCCCCGGTCGAGTTCCGGCCGGCCACGCCGGCGGACGTGCCCTCACTGCACGCGCTGTGGGCCGAGGCGTTCCCCGGGACGCACGTGGCCGAGCTGCACGCCCGCGACCCCGGCGGCCTGGCGCGTACCTTCCTGGCGGTGCGGGTCGTGACGGTGGTCGCCGCCGTCCACTACCTGCCCCGCCGGATCCGCGACGGCGCCGGCGGGGTGGATCTGGTCGGCGGGGTGGCCAACGTGGCCACCCGGGTAGACGCACGCGGGCAGGGCCACATCCGCCGCCTGCTGGAGCTGGCCGGCGCGGCGATGGCGGCGGACGGCTGCGCCTGGTCGCTGCTGTTCACCGGCACGCCCGGCGTCTACCTGTCCAGCGGCTACCGCCCGTTCACCCTGCGCTACGCCAGCGGCCGGCCGGTGACCGGCACCGCCAGCGTGCCGCCGGGCTGGACGGTCCACGCGCCGGACTCGGTGGACTGGACCGAACTCGCCGGGATACACGCCGCGTTCAACGCCCACCGGCCGCTCAGCACCGTACGCGATGCCGCTGACTGGGCGCTCCGGGTGCCGCTCTGGTACGCCCCGCCCGCCCGGACGCTGGTCGCCCGGCATCGCGGGCGGCCCGTCGGGTACCTGGTCGCGCGTTGGTCCCCCGGGCACGTGCGGGTGGTCGAGGTCGCCGTCCGGCCGGACCGGCCGGACGCTCTGCCCGTCCTGTTCGGTGCCGTGGCCCGGGCCGCCGCCGGCCACGACGTGCGGCGCTGCACGGCCCGGCTGCCCGCCGATCCGGCGATCGTGGCGGCGCTGCCCGCCCTCCTGACCGAGCCGGAGACGGAGTACGACGAGACCGGAATGGTCCGGCCGGTGCACGCGGCGCCCGAACACGTGCGGGCGGTCGTCGAGGCGCCCGACGCCTTCCACTGGCCGGCGGACTACCTGTGA
- a CDS encoding SMP-30/gluconolactonase/LRE family protein produces MTAAPCDGLLEQVTAPVAGHGEGPVWCPADRLLRWVDMLAGDILSLDPATGTIRRRHVAPVVAAVRPRSGGGLVAALERGFALLRDDSVELLPEIWSDPSVRMNDGGCDPRGRFYCGSMAYDATPGRAALHRLDPDGTVETVLTGLTVSNGLAWTRDGDRAWYVDSATRRIDVFAVDPATGALRDRRPAVVVPPDAGTPDGLCLDVEGGVWVALWDGGAVHRYGPDGSLTAVVTLPVRRPTACAFGGPDHADLYITTSRQGLPADDRSPAGALFRIRPQVPGFPDHTFAG; encoded by the coding sequence GTGACCGCCGCGCCGTGTGACGGTCTGCTGGAGCAGGTCACCGCACCTGTCGCCGGGCACGGGGAGGGGCCGGTGTGGTGTCCCGCCGACCGGCTGCTGCGGTGGGTCGACATGCTGGCCGGGGACATCCTGTCCCTGGACCCGGCGACCGGGACGATCCGCCGCCGGCACGTCGCCCCGGTGGTCGCCGCCGTCCGACCACGATCGGGGGGCGGACTGGTCGCCGCGCTCGAGCGGGGCTTCGCGTTGCTGCGGGACGACTCGGTGGAACTGTTGCCGGAGATCTGGTCAGACCCGTCGGTCCGGATGAACGACGGCGGGTGCGACCCGCGGGGACGCTTCTACTGCGGCTCCATGGCCTACGACGCGACGCCGGGTCGGGCCGCCCTGCACCGGCTCGACCCCGACGGCACGGTCGAGACGGTCCTCACCGGGCTCACCGTCTCCAACGGCCTCGCCTGGACCCGCGACGGCGACAGGGCCTGGTACGTCGACTCGGCGACACGGCGGATCGACGTCTTCGCCGTCGACCCGGCCACCGGCGCGCTGCGGGACCGACGACCGGCGGTGGTGGTGCCGCCCGACGCGGGCACGCCGGACGGCCTGTGCCTCGACGTCGAGGGCGGCGTCTGGGTCGCCCTGTGGGACGGGGGCGCCGTGCACCGCTACGGCCCGGACGGCAGTCTCACCGCCGTGGTGACGCTGCCGGTGCGGCGGCCCACCGCCTGCGCCTTCGGTGGCCCCGACCACGCCGACCTGTACATCACGACCTCCCGTCAGGGACTGCCGGCCGACGACCGGTCCCCGGCGGGGGCGCTGTTCCGGATCCGGCCCCAGGTGCCCGGCTTCCCCGACCACACCTTCGCCGGCTGA
- a CDS encoding sulfite exporter TauE/SafE family protein, which produces MATDLVGVLAVASLAAFALAWLSAVAGFGGGVLLLPVFTALFGLRMAVPMLTLAQVWSNGSRVWFSRREVNWRLVRWYALGAVPTAVLGGLLLAHAPLGPLKRLLGVFLIGVVVWRRRNPHPRRPSDPAFAGVGAGSGLGSALLGSVGPLTAPFFLAYGLTRAAYIGTEAAGALVMHASKIAAYGAGALLDRTVLLFGVALTPATLLGAWAGSKTVGRISDRRFVALVEVGLIAAGVLFLFGL; this is translated from the coding sequence GTGGCGACGGATCTGGTCGGTGTCCTCGCGGTGGCGTCGTTGGCCGCGTTCGCGTTGGCCTGGCTGTCGGCGGTGGCCGGTTTCGGCGGCGGCGTGTTGCTGCTGCCGGTGTTCACCGCGCTGTTCGGGCTGCGCATGGCGGTGCCGATGCTGACCTTGGCCCAGGTGTGGAGCAACGGCTCACGGGTGTGGTTCAGCCGGCGCGAGGTGAACTGGCGACTGGTGCGCTGGTACGCCCTGGGCGCGGTGCCCACCGCTGTCCTGGGCGGACTGCTGCTGGCCCACGCCCCGCTGGGGCCACTGAAGCGGCTGCTGGGGGTGTTCCTCATCGGGGTGGTCGTCTGGCGGCGACGCAATCCGCATCCGCGGCGGCCGTCCGACCCGGCGTTCGCCGGCGTGGGGGCGGGCTCCGGGCTCGGCTCGGCGCTGCTCGGGTCGGTGGGGCCACTGACCGCGCCGTTCTTCCTCGCGTACGGGTTGACCCGCGCCGCCTACATCGGCACCGAAGCCGCCGGCGCGCTGGTCATGCACGCTTCGAAGATCGCCGCGTACGGCGCCGGCGCGCTGCTCGACCGTACTGTGCTGCTGTTCGGGGTGGCGCTGACACCCGCGACCCTGCTGGGCGCCTGGGCTGGCAGCAAGACCGTGGGGCGGATCAGTGACCGACGGTTCGTCGCCCTCGTGGAGGTCGGTCTGATCGCCGCCGGGGTGCTGTTTCTGTTCGGCCTCTGA